In Helicobacter anatolicus, a single genomic region encodes these proteins:
- a CDS encoding TonB-dependent receptor — protein MKKIFLLCLAYCSSIFAEEQNVSEVKKLDKIITHGFESKLDELNRNVYLIDKEMIENKGYKNTEDIFAYTPFVGISNTGLGGNIDLRGQGNSANVNTQILLNGISLNMLDSSHGVTPINSINPSDIESIEILPGGGAVMYGNGTRGGVVNIITKKRYKKFSPNLGINYSGVPQSPDAFGSQISTDARFGGEIVSNLYYTLSGRYFYKKGYRQGDESNTFNIGASITYDINPNHSLSFEASYFKGFINTTPPLLMSIGGTSPNLNNNLPSKDKRYNAGEGIIHLIQDRLDATLSYDYQYQNLSIQSKLFYHYYKNYYAKNIQDIWFNASGRGVSYIQDVSQNGSYFIDQKLGFQTKINHNHKNGLFIIGIDSIFNQGNRKLNLNYVVSQPPYLDLDHTIITQVIPYKFSNSLFAIEKYNFSKSFSLTAGARYEIAKYGGNRKSDRSGYTTAPNMGTITTKPFCKPEEGCPWTYNINEITNNFALELTPKYSFDFKNVLGGGDLYAKYEKGFLSPNPDKLTQRDTNNNYSASNVKSETYHTLELGTKLNITEHLFLSGAIFYTLTQNEIYTNGTAHAVGGISVGNYDLTQRTGIELYSEQSFFNNALSFNQSFTYIDARILKAPKNATYQKGDLIPYVSNYKVTLGLSYAILENLKLWTQNSFIGTQKDFAQKNIKAYSLTDIGIDYKIKHFSITAGIRNLFDTLYFSYYNSSTTDYTTGFNYQYAQGRSIFLEGRYAF, from the coding sequence ATGAAAAAAATATTTTTATTATGCTTAGCTTATTGTTCTTCAATCTTTGCAGAAGAACAAAATGTCTCTGAAGTAAAAAAGCTTGATAAAATTATAACTCACGGATTTGAATCTAAACTTGATGAGCTAAATCGCAATGTCTATCTCATCGACAAAGAAATGATTGAAAATAAAGGCTATAAAAACACAGAAGATATTTTTGCTTATACGCCTTTTGTAGGCATAAGCAATACAGGTCTTGGAGGCAATATCGATCTAAGAGGTCAAGGCAATAGTGCTAATGTCAATACTCAAATTCTACTTAATGGTATCTCGCTTAACATGTTAGATTCTTCTCATGGAGTCACTCCTATTAATTCTATCAATCCAAGCGATATTGAGAGTATTGAAATCCTACCAGGTGGCGGTGCAGTAATGTATGGTAATGGAACAAGAGGCGGAGTAGTAAATATCATCACCAAAAAAAGATATAAAAAATTTAGCCCAAATCTAGGCATTAATTATAGCGGTGTTCCACAAAGTCCCGATGCTTTTGGGTCTCAAATCTCTACTGATGCAAGATTTGGAGGAGAAATTGTTTCTAATTTATATTACACACTTAGCGGAAGATATTTTTATAAAAAAGGATATCGACAAGGAGATGAAAGCAATACCTTTAATATCGGTGCTTCTATTACTTATGATATCAACCCTAACCACTCTCTTAGCTTTGAAGCAAGCTATTTTAAAGGCTTTATTAACACTACTCCACCACTTCTAATGAGTATAGGTGGCACTTCTCCCAACCTAAATAACAATCTCCCTTCAAAAGACAAACGCTATAATGCGGGTGAGGGGATTATTCATCTTATACAAGATCGCTTAGATGCAACCCTAAGTTATGATTATCAATATCAAAATCTTAGCATACAAAGCAAATTATTCTATCATTACTATAAAAATTACTATGCTAAAAATATACAAGATATTTGGTTTAATGCCTCAGGAAGAGGTGTGAGCTATATTCAAGATGTCTCGCAAAATGGAAGTTATTTTATCGATCAAAAACTAGGCTTTCAAACCAAAATCAACCACAATCACAAAAACGGTTTATTTATTATTGGGATAGATTCTATCTTCAATCAAGGTAATAGAAAACTCAATCTTAATTATGTTGTTTCACAACCCCCCTACTTAGATCTTGATCATACAATTATCACACAGGTTATCCCTTATAAATTTAGCAATTCTTTATTTGCGATAGAAAAATACAACTTTAGTAAATCTTTTTCATTAACCGCAGGTGCTAGATATGAAATTGCAAAATATGGAGGCAATAGAAAAAGTGATAGAAGTGGATACACAACTGCTCCTAATATGGGCACCATCACAACCAAACCATTTTGCAAACCAGAAGAAGGATGTCCTTGGACTTATAATATCAATGAAATTACAAATAATTTTGCTCTAGAACTTACACCAAAATACTCTTTTGATTTTAAAAATGTCCTAGGAGGAGGGGACTTGTATGCAAAATATGAAAAAGGTTTTCTCTCTCCAAATCCCGATAAACTTACTCAAAGAGACACAAACAATAATTATAGCGCTAGTAATGTAAAATCAGAAACTTACCATACTTTAGAATTAGGAACCAAACTTAATATAACCGAGCATTTATTTTTATCAGGCGCAATCTTTTACACTCTAACACAAAATGAAATTTACACTAATGGAACAGCGCATGCTGTTGGTGGCATAAGTGTAGGAAATTATGATCTCACACAACGCACCGGTATTGAACTTTATAGCGAGCAAAGTTTTTTTAACAATGCCCTATCTTTCAATCAAAGCTTCACTTATATTGATGCTAGAATCCTTAAAGCACCAAAAAATGCAACTTATCAAAAAGGGGATTTAATTCCTTATGTAAGTAATTATAAAGTTACCCTTGGTCTTAGCTATGCAATTTTAGAAAATCTAAAACTTTGGACACAAAATTCTTTTATAGGAACACAAAAGGATTTTGCGCAAAAAAATATTAAAGCCTATTCTTTAACAGATATTGGTATAGATTATAAAATCAAACATTTTTCCATCACGGCTGGAATCCGCAATCTATTTGACACGCTCTATTTTAGCTATTATAATTCAAGTACCACGGATTATACAACAGGATTTAATTATCAATACGCACAAGGGCGCAGTATTTTCCTAGAGGGACGATATGCTTTTTAA
- a CDS encoding carbon starvation CstA family protein, whose product MLKKVLWFVVALIGAWCFSILALHRGESISAIYLVVAAVCIYVIAYRFYSYFIAYRVLELDEKRITPAQYNNDGRDFVPTNKFILFGHHFAAIAGAGPLVGPILAAQMGYLPSMIWILVGGVLAGSVHDFVVLFASSRRNGRSLGEMIKDELGKGAGSIASLAIFGIMIIIIAILAMVVVKALAESPWGTFSIFMTIPIAIFMGIYMRYLRPGMVGEASIIGFILLMIALYYGHVVAKDPVLAAFFTFDAPTLAIMIIAYGFIASILPVWLLLAPRDYLSTFLKIGVIVGMALSICIVMPDLKMPALTKFIDGTGPVFAGSIFPFLFITIACGAISGFHALISSGTTPKMLEKETHARMVGYGSMLMESAVAIMALIAACILEPGVYFAINSPMAVLGGDAYSASAAIANFGFVVNPEDIMLLTEQIGENTILSRTGGAPTFAIGLALIMHQLIGGEAMMAFWYHFAILFEALFILTAVDAGTRTCRFMIQDMLGNIYKPLGNTKSLFAGLFATTLCVCAWGYFLYQGAIDPQGGIFTLWPLFGVSNQMLALMALMLVFVILFKMGKMRYVAVVALPAIFLFAVTMSAGMQKILPSNGDNIRDKVSHVAVAQNIAKKLDSMDGVEKSKAKSRMINNLINAILCGFFMLATCVVVFRSLWLSRECFYGRCKISLCEEKYEKV is encoded by the coding sequence GTGTTAAAAAAAGTATTATGGTTTGTGGTTGCCTTGATAGGTGCTTGGTGCTTTTCTATTTTGGCATTGCATAGAGGTGAGAGTATTTCTGCAATTTATTTAGTAGTTGCTGCAGTGTGTATTTATGTAATTGCTTATAGATTTTATAGCTACTTTATTGCCTATAGAGTTTTAGAGCTTGATGAAAAAAGAATTACTCCTGCACAATATAACAATGATGGTAGGGATTTTGTTCCTACAAATAAATTTATTTTATTTGGTCATCATTTTGCCGCAATTGCTGGTGCTGGACCATTGGTAGGACCAATTTTAGCAGCTCAAATGGGGTATTTACCCTCCATGATATGGATTTTGGTAGGTGGTGTATTAGCAGGTAGTGTACATGATTTTGTTGTGCTTTTTGCTTCTTCTAGAAGAAATGGTCGTTCTTTGGGAGAGATGATTAAAGATGAATTAGGCAAGGGTGCAGGATCTATTGCAAGTCTTGCAATTTTTGGCATCATGATTATTATCATTGCGATTTTAGCGATGGTAGTTGTAAAAGCATTAGCAGAATCTCCTTGGGGGACATTTAGTATTTTTATGACAATTCCTATTGCGATTTTTATGGGGATTTATATGCGTTATTTGCGTCCTGGTATGGTGGGTGAGGCAAGTATTATTGGGTTTATTTTATTGATGATTGCTTTGTATTATGGGCATGTAGTTGCTAAAGATCCTGTATTAGCAGCATTTTTTACCTTTGATGCTCCAACTTTGGCGATTATGATTATTGCTTATGGATTTATTGCTAGTATTTTACCCGTATGGCTTTTATTGGCACCAAGAGATTATTTGAGTACATTTTTAAAAATTGGTGTAATTGTGGGAATGGCACTATCTATTTGTATTGTAATGCCAGATTTAAAAATGCCAGCATTGACAAAATTTATTGATGGAACTGGGCCTGTGTTTGCAGGAAGTATTTTTCCATTTTTATTTATTACTATTGCTTGTGGTGCAATCAGTGGATTTCATGCGTTAATTTCTAGTGGAACGACTCCAAAAATGTTAGAAAAAGAAACTCATGCTAGAATGGTGGGATATGGATCCATGCTTATGGAATCAGCGGTTGCAATTATGGCATTGATTGCTGCTTGTATTTTAGAGCCAGGAGTTTATTTTGCTATCAATAGTCCAATGGCAGTGCTTGGTGGAGATGCGTATTCTGCAAGTGCAGCGATTGCAAATTTTGGTTTTGTGGTGAATCCAGAGGATATTATGCTTTTGACAGAGCAAATTGGCGAGAATACGATTTTATCAAGAACAGGTGGAGCACCAACTTTTGCAATTGGCTTAGCATTAATTATGCATCAATTAATTGGTGGCGAAGCAATGATGGCATTTTGGTATCATTTTGCTATTTTATTTGAAGCACTTTTTATTTTGACTGCGGTAGATGCGGGAACAAGGACTTGTCGCTTTATGATTCAAGATATGTTAGGAAATATTTATAAGCCACTTGGTAATACAAAATCTCTTTTTGCGGGATTATTTGCTACAACTTTGTGTGTTTGTGCATGGGGATATTTTCTTTATCAAGGAGCAATTGATCCACAGGGCGGAATCTTTACTTTGTGGCCATTATTTGGTGTGAGTAATCAGATGTTAGCATTAATGGCTTTGATGCTTGTGTTTGTGATTCTTTTCAAGATGGGGAAGATGAGGTATGTTGCCGTAGTTGCTTTGCCGGCAATTTTTCTTTTTGCAGTAACAATGAGTGCGGGTATGCAAAAAATATTACCAAGCAATGGTGATAATATACGCGATAAAGTAAGCCATGTTGCTGTGGCTCAAAATATTGCGAAAAAATTAGATTCTATGGATGGGGTAGAAAAAAGTAAGGCAAAAAGTCGCATGATAAATAATTTGATTAATGCAATTTTGTGTGGGTTTTTTATGCTTGCAACTTGTGTAGTAGTTTTCCGATCTTTATGGCTTAGCAGGGAATGTTTTTATGGACGATGCAAGATTTCTTTGTGCGAGGAAAAATATGAAAAAGTTTAG
- a CDS encoding YbdD/YjiX family protein, with amino-acid sequence MKKFREIYKKLERFFHLLVGIPSYDKYLEYHYKYHPNCQPKTRREFFLEAQEKRYGNDGSKKCC; translated from the coding sequence ATGAAAAAGTTTAGAGAGATTTATAAGAAATTAGAAAGGTTTTTCCATCTTTTGGTGGGAATACCTAGTTATGATAAATATTTAGAATATCATTATAAGTATCATCCTAATTGTCAGCCTAAAACAAGAAGAGAATTTTTTTTGGAAGCACAAGAAAAGCGTTATGGTAATGATGGGTCAAAAAAATGCTGTTGA
- the proB gene encoding glutamate 5-kinase gives MEREKIKNAKRIVLKVGTTSLIYENGNLNFERIEKISQVLSDVFNSGKEVILVTSGAIGVGRKKMHFNTKPQSVQEKQACASVGQVVLMQIYSKMFGEYGYGIGQILLTKDVVENPRSKENVRNTFETLLQHRIIPIVNENDSVSIDEIKNISRFGDNDSLAAVVALIVEADLLIILSDIDGFYNKNPKIYKDAVLLDCVKEITEDIKKAAEGSGSDFGTGGMRTKIEAAQMVVNHGCDMILTSSENPKAILEILKGAPVGTLFVAKDK, from the coding sequence GTGGAAAGAGAAAAGATCAAAAATGCAAAAAGAATTGTGCTAAAAGTCGGTACAACTTCTTTGATTTATGAAAATGGAAATTTAAATTTTGAGCGAATTGAAAAAATTTCTCAAGTTTTAAGCGATGTGTTTAATAGCGGTAAAGAAGTAATTTTGGTGACCTCTGGAGCTATTGGTGTAGGTAGAAAAAAAATGCATTTTAATACAAAACCCCAAAGCGTGCAAGAAAAACAAGCTTGTGCATCGGTGGGGCAAGTAGTTTTGATGCAGATTTATTCTAAAATGTTTGGTGAGTATGGATATGGTATAGGGCAGATTCTACTTACAAAAGATGTGGTAGAAAATCCGCGAAGCAAAGAAAATGTTCGTAATACTTTCGAAACACTTTTGCAACATAGAATTATTCCCATTGTAAATGAAAATGATAGTGTTTCTATTGATGAAATTAAAAATATTTCAAGATTTGGAGATAATGATAGTTTGGCTGCTGTGGTAGCACTTATTGTTGAGGCAGATTTGTTAATTATTCTTTCTGATATTGATGGTTTTTATAATAAAAACCCAAAAATATATAAAGATGCGGTGTTGTTAGATTGTGTTAAGGAAATTACAGAGGATATTAAAAAAGCTGCAGAAGGGAGCGGAAGTGATTTTGGTACAGGGGGAATGCGTACAAAAATTGAGGCTGCACAGATGGTGGTAAATCATGGGTGTGATATGATTCTTACAAGTAGTGAAAATCCAAAAGCAATTTTAGAGATACTTAAAGGCGCACCTGTAGGGACATTATTTGTAGCAAAAGATAAGTGA
- a CDS encoding glutamate-5-semialdehyde dehydrogenase, protein MQKDQEEIYQQVLEAKKEAYNLLNVTSEEKNFALAKIAQALCENRVQIIKANQRDLKEQVGKSQAFLDRLSFGEERIFASIKGIEKIISLKDFIGNVENLNIMPNGLQIGQKIVPLGVVGIIYEARPNVTCDAIALCLKTSNAVILKGGKEALNTNKAIVEIVKKALEQTKIPKNCVQLITNTDREGTKFLMGLYGLIDVLIPRGGSGLIKSVVENSKVPVIETGVGNCHIFVDEFADFEMAKDIVINAKTSRVSVCNAAEKLLVHRKIAQDFLPQIIERLQKEGVEIVGDNQVCTYGKNISLATQKDYFEEYLDLKICIKIVDDLKDAILHINTYSSHHSESIITKDYANAQEFLKAIDSAVVYVNASTRFSDGEEFGLGGEIGISTQKLHARGPMGLRALSTSKYIVYGNGQIR, encoded by the coding sequence ATGCAAAAGGATCAGGAAGAAATTTATCAGCAAGTTTTAGAAGCAAAAAAAGAGGCTTATAACCTTTTAAATGTCACAAGTGAGGAAAAAAATTTTGCATTAGCAAAAATAGCACAAGCACTGTGTGAAAATAGAGTGCAGATTATAAAGGCAAATCAAAGGGATTTAAAAGAACAAGTAGGAAAATCGCAAGCGTTTTTGGATCGTTTGAGTTTTGGAGAAGAGAGGATTTTTGCAAGCATTAAAGGGATTGAAAAAATTATTTCTCTTAAGGATTTTATTGGTAATGTAGAGAATCTTAATATTATGCCAAATGGTTTGCAAATTGGTCAAAAAATTGTTCCGCTAGGAGTGGTAGGGATAATTTATGAAGCGCGTCCAAATGTAACTTGCGATGCAATAGCTTTGTGTCTAAAAACATCAAATGCAGTAATTTTAAAAGGTGGTAAGGAGGCATTAAATACAAATAAGGCAATTGTAGAAATTGTTAAAAAAGCCTTAGAACAAACAAAAATTCCTAAAAATTGTGTGCAATTGATTACAAATACAGATAGAGAGGGTACGAAGTTTTTGATGGGGTTGTATGGGCTTATTGATGTGCTTATTCCACGCGGTGGAAGTGGGCTAATAAAAAGTGTAGTGGAAAATTCTAAAGTACCAGTGATTGAGACGGGTGTAGGAAATTGTCATATCTTTGTTGATGAATTTGCAGATTTTGAGATGGCAAAAGATATTGTTATTAATGCAAAAACAAGTCGTGTTTCTGTGTGTAATGCTGCAGAAAAGCTTTTAGTGCATAGAAAGATCGCACAAGATTTTCTTCCACAGATTATAGAGAGATTGCAAAAAGAGGGTGTAGAGATAGTGGGGGATAATCAAGTGTGTACTTATGGTAAAAATATTTCATTGGCTACGCAGAAGGATTATTTTGAGGAGTATTTGGATCTTAAAATCTGTATTAAAATTGTAGATGATTTAAAGGATGCGATTTTGCATATTAATACTTATAGCTCTCATCATTCAGAATCTATTATTACAAAGGATTATGCAAATGCGCAGGAATTTTTAAAAGCTATAGATTCTGCTGTAGTGTATGTGAATGCTTCTACAAGATTTAGTGATGGAGAAGAATTTGGGCTTGGTGGAGAGATTGGCATCAGTACACAAAAACTTCATGCAAGAGGACCTATGGGGCTTAGGGCTTTGAGTACGAGTAAGTATATTGTCTATGGTAATGGGCAAATTAGATAA
- a CDS encoding damage-control phosphatase ARMT1 family protein, which translates to MNAMPKCHECIYNQIKNTLQLFPHQEEQKILQQTSLLLRQSPSCPPPKIAYPIYKNLAKITKQEDIYAPIKKSCIKKAYEITQELRKKLQQYTQTNLLEESIKIAALGNVIDYGSQTQFSFDNFDSKLDFAIFDLPNFQERLQNTSTLLYLADNAGENLFDAILIENLKKLYPSLNILYLTRGKPIINDLTFKDITENPLCTPIAQFCTPIDSTMQTPGFLYEDAPQHIQQLFNQADLILAKGMGNFECLESHKKDNLFFLFKIKCQVVSDFLKIPLGKMIFKQNKA; encoded by the coding sequence ATGAATGCTATGCCAAAATGCCATGAATGCATTTATAATCAAATCAAAAACACCTTGCAACTTTTTCCACATCAAGAAGAGCAAAAAATCCTACAGCAAACTTCATTGCTTTTGCGTCAATCCCCCTCTTGTCCACCTCCCAAAATAGCATACCCTATTTATAAAAATCTCGCCAAAATCACAAAACAAGAAGATATATATGCACCTATTAAAAAATCTTGTATCAAAAAAGCCTATGAAATTACCCAAGAATTGCGAAAAAAACTACAGCAATACACACAAACTAATCTACTTGAAGAAAGCATAAAAATTGCTGCTCTAGGAAATGTAATTGATTATGGTTCACAAACACAATTTTCATTTGATAATTTTGACTCTAAACTTGATTTTGCAATTTTTGATCTTCCTAATTTTCAAGAAAGGTTGCAAAATACAAGTACTCTACTCTATCTAGCCGACAATGCGGGTGAAAATCTCTTTGATGCAATCTTGATTGAAAATTTAAAAAAACTCTATCCTAGTCTTAATATCTTATATCTCACAAGAGGAAAGCCAATTATCAATGATCTCACATTTAAAGATATTACAGAAAATCCTCTATGCACGCCTATTGCACAATTTTGCACCCCAATAGATAGCACAATGCAAACACCTGGCTTTCTCTATGAAGATGCCCCACAACATATCCAACAACTTTTTAATCAAGCAGATCTAATTTTAGCCAAAGGAATGGGTAATTTTGAATGTTTAGAATCTCATAAAAAAGATAACCTCTTTTTTCTTTTCAAAATTAAATGTCAGGTTGTCTCAGATTTTCTTAAAATCCCGCTTGGGAAAATGATTTTCAAACAAAATAAAGCCTAA
- a CDS encoding DUF3972 domain-containing protein, which produces MPYMPLEDFLQATNLTKQEIEEKTNLVNENESTFIFIKDGINLFLQKIENQLVAIQMNSKTLEPIFLEKTLQILTFLYEQLIAQSQTQDLVLQEENTLLKDTLLELQEEAQKKDKLLAKKEEELEQKEEEIRFLKRKHQLMWGKIGNMGMIKE; this is translated from the coding sequence ATGCCATATATGCCACTAGAGGACTTTCTCCAAGCTACAAATCTTACAAAACAAGAAATTGAAGAAAAAACCAATCTTGTCAATGAAAACGAAAGCACTTTTATTTTTATAAAAGATGGAATTAATCTTTTTTTGCAAAAAATAGAAAATCAACTCGTAGCAATTCAAATGAATTCCAAAACCCTGGAGCCAATTTTTTTAGAAAAAACGCTACAGATTCTTACTTTTTTATACGAACAACTTATTGCACAATCTCAAACACAAGATTTAGTCTTGCAAGAAGAGAATACTCTTTTAAAAGATACGCTTTTAGAACTCCAAGAAGAAGCACAAAAAAAAGATAAATTGCTTGCTAAAAAAGAGGAAGAGTTGGAACAAAAAGAAGAAGAAATACGCTTTTTAAAACGCAAACACCAATTAATGTGGGGAAAAATAGGAAATATGGGGATGATTAAAGAATGA
- the motB gene encoding flagellar motor protein MotB: protein MAKKKKCPECPAGEKWAVPYADFLSLLLALFIALYAISAQNKAKVEALKLEFIKIFDAPPKPDTLQPVTPIPPDPGDTTELQDGEKTQQAQDSTAIKTVENIVQLEQLVQEGGVLEQIEQGITLQLPSSLFFESGSAKLINNEARDYLHNMANIIRKFPPQVKINIKGYTDNAPLPYNSKYKDHYVLAAERALNVMRTLIQNGVAQDRLSFTSYGKNDPLFPNTTLINRAKNNRVEIFLSADPNSVRNVQSILDRKIQ, encoded by the coding sequence ATGGCAAAGAAAAAGAAATGTCCTGAATGTCCTGCTGGAGAAAAATGGGCGGTCCCTTATGCAGACTTCCTTTCTTTATTGCTTGCGCTTTTTATTGCGCTCTATGCAATTTCTGCACAAAATAAAGCAAAAGTAGAAGCCTTAAAACTTGAATTTATCAAGATTTTTGATGCGCCACCCAAACCTGATACATTACAGCCTGTAACCCCTATCCCTCCTGATCCTGGCGATACTACAGAACTTCAAGATGGGGAAAAAACACAACAAGCTCAAGATTCTACAGCAATTAAGACAGTAGAAAATATTGTTCAATTGGAACAACTTGTACAAGAAGGTGGCGTGTTAGAGCAAATTGAACAAGGTATTACTCTACAATTACCATCTAGTTTATTTTTTGAATCTGGAAGTGCAAAGCTTATAAATAATGAAGCGAGAGATTATTTGCATAACATGGCAAATATAATTAGAAAATTTCCACCGCAAGTAAAAATCAACATTAAAGGCTACACAGATAATGCCCCTCTTCCTTATAATTCAAAATATAAAGATCATTATGTGTTAGCAGCAGAAAGAGCATTAAATGTTATGCGTACTTTAATACAAAATGGTGTTGCCCAAGATAGACTTTCGTTTACTTCATACGGTAAAAACGATCCATTATTTCCTAACACAACACTAATTAATCGTGCAAAAAACAATCGTGTAGAAATATTTTTATCAGCCGACCCAAATAGTGTACGCAATGTACAATCTATCCTTGACAGAAAGATACAATAA
- the motA gene encoding flagellar motor stator protein MotA has translation MDLSTLLGMLLAITSIAVGDILEGGNPLHLIHISSVIIIIPTALFSAMTGTHAQYIKAGFKEIKLIFAGSKVNLNETIKTLIEFANLARKDGILSLEAKVAQVEDDFMREALSMIIDGKESKAVKEDMEIQIEQLEEYYHGAAHYWLVAGESAPTFGLVGAVMGLMLALQKLDNPAEMAAGIAGAFTATVTGIMCAYAIFGPWGNKLKANSHDIIKEKTVILEGVIGIANGDNPRNLEAKLLGYITPGNPKISQFE, from the coding sequence ATGGATTTATCAACTCTTTTAGGAATGCTTTTGGCAATAACTTCTATTGCTGTCGGGGATATTTTAGAAGGAGGAAACCCACTTCATCTTATCCATATCAGCTCCGTTATTATTATTATCCCTACCGCTCTTTTCTCTGCAATGACAGGCACACATGCCCAATATATCAAAGCAGGATTCAAGGAAATAAAACTCATATTTGCAGGTTCAAAAGTCAATCTCAATGAAACCATTAAAACACTCATTGAATTTGCGAATTTAGCAAGAAAAGATGGAATTTTATCACTAGAAGCTAAAGTTGCACAAGTAGAAGATGATTTTATGCGTGAAGCACTTTCTATGATTATTGATGGCAAAGAAAGTAAAGCCGTAAAAGAAGATATGGAAATCCAAATTGAACAACTTGAAGAATATTATCATGGTGCCGCACACTATTGGCTAGTTGCAGGAGAATCTGCTCCAACTTTTGGACTTGTAGGTGCGGTTATGGGTCTTATGCTTGCCCTCCAAAAACTTGACAATCCCGCAGAAATGGCTGCAGGTATTGCAGGAGCATTTACTGCAACTGTTACGGGGATTATGTGTGCTTATGCAATTTTTGGTCCTTGGGGCAACAAACTTAAAGCCAACTCACATGATATTATTAAAGAAAAAACCGTTATACTAGAAGGTGTTATTGGTATTGCAAATGGCGATAATCCTAGAAATCTTGAAGCAAAACTACTAGGCTATATCACACCTGGAAATCCTAAAATTTCACAATTTGAGTAA
- a CDS encoding energy transducer TonB, producing MKILQFLQEKIKQPNIIGFICAGAIYLTIFLVFFDFNASKVISVQENGNHTITMKVASVNSGGNQTNFSKAPPKQEKPKPKKKKHKKKPQKKPKKQEVVPKETPKEEISKTNPQESDEKQKASNVTQEGANAETLAYNQGISDEFLSKIRIAISNNNPYPRIARIRGLEGEVTVEFILNIDGSLEGLKILQSTAGEILNKTALKAVDTASRYFPIPKQKVRIKVPIIYSLARG from the coding sequence ATGAAAATTTTGCAATTTCTACAAGAAAAGATTAAACAACCAAATATCATAGGATTTATTTGCGCAGGGGCAATTTATCTTACTATTTTTCTTGTATTTTTTGATTTTAATGCTTCAAAAGTTATCAGTGTTCAAGAAAATGGCAATCATACAATCACCATGAAAGTTGCGAGCGTTAATAGCGGAGGCAATCAAACAAATTTTTCAAAAGCACCCCCTAAACAAGAAAAACCTAAACCTAAGAAAAAAAAGCATAAGAAAAAGCCTCAAAAAAAACCAAAAAAACAAGAAGTAGTGCCAAAAGAAACACCAAAAGAGGAAATCTCTAAGACAAATCCTCAAGAAAGTGATGAGAAACAAAAAGCATCTAATGTCACCCAAGAAGGGGCAAATGCTGAAACTCTAGCCTACAATCAAGGTATTAGTGATGAATTTTTATCTAAAATCAGAATAGCAATCTCAAATAACAATCCTTATCCAAGAATTGCAAGAATCAGGGGTTTAGAAGGTGAGGTTACTGTGGAATTTATCCTTAATATCGATGGAAGTTTAGAAGGTCTGAAAATCTTACAAAGCACTGCGGGAGAAATTTTAAACAAAACCGCGCTTAAGGCTGTTGACACTGCATCAAGATATTTTCCAATACCTAAACAAAAAGTGCGCATAAAAGTGCCTATTATTTATAGTCTTGCAAGAGGTTAA
- the exbD gene encoding TonB system transport protein ExbD: protein MMKIKRGEGLNIVPFIDIMLVLLAIVLSISTFIAQGKIKVEVPQADSAQQSQEEKHVVITVDSNNFIYLDDKPIEFHQLKDSIATVDAKTLIELKSDKESKFEIFVKILDILKEKNHENFAISTRKD from the coding sequence ATCATGAAAATTAAAAGAGGTGAAGGGCTAAATATCGTTCCATTTATCGATATTATGCTTGTTTTGCTAGCAATTGTGCTTAGCATTTCTACTTTTATTGCGCAAGGAAAAATTAAAGTGGAAGTTCCACAAGCAGATTCTGCACAACAATCTCAAGAAGAAAAACACGTAGTAATCACAGTAGATTCAAATAATTTTATTTATCTCGATGATAAACCTATAGAATTCCATCAACTCAAAGATTCTATAGCAACAGTAGATGCCAAAACTTTAATTGAACTTAAAAGTGATAAGGAATCTAAATTTGAAATTTTTGTCAAAATTCTAGATATCTTGAAGGAAAAAAATCATGAAAATTTTGCAATTTCTACAAGAAAAGATTAA